DNA sequence from the Parasphingorhabdus cellanae genome:
CCATAAAAGCACGCGACGGCGCGATGGTTCCCGTATCGCTGGTCTATAAAAAAGGCACCAAATTGGACGGCTCGGCGCCGCTGCATCTCTATGCTTATGGTGCTTATGGCTATGCGGTCCCGCCAAGCTTTTCGACCACGCGGCTATCGCTGGTTGATCGCGGCTTCATCTATGCCATCGCCCATATTCGCGGCGGCGATGACCTTGGCCGCAACTGGTATCTGCAGGGCAAGCTGATGGAGCGCACCAATACGTTTAATGATTTTGTCGATGTCGCCAAAGGCCTGGTCGACAAAGGCTACACAGCGAAGGGCCGGATCAGCGCGTCGGGAGGCTCCGCTGGCGGCAGCCTGATGGGCGCGATTGTCAACAGCGATCCCGATCTCTGGGGCGCAATTGTCGCGCATGTACCCTTTGTCGACATACTCAACACGATGCAGGATGAAAGCCTGCCGCTTACCCCCGGCGAATGGCCGGAATGGGGCAATCCGATCACGGATAAAGCAGCGTTTGAATATATCCGCAGCTACTCGCCCTATGATCAGGTCAGCACGCAAGATTATCCGCCCATGCTGATCACTGGCGGTTTGAACGATCCGCGCGTGACCTATTGGGAGCCGGCCAAATGGGCCGCCAGATTGCGCGCGACCAAAACGGATGACAATATTCTGCTGCTGAAAACCAATATGGGAGCAGGCCATGGCGGCAAGTCGGGTCGCTGGAACCGGATTGAAGAAACGGCGGAGGAATTTGCGTTTATCTTGTGGCAAATGGGTGTGACAGATTCAGGGGAATGAGCGAGTATTTCCTTGAGATAGTGGCACAGCCTGAGGATATTGACGAACTCGGTCATGTCAACAATGCCGTCTGGGTGCGCTGGATTCAGGATATGGCCACAGCCCATTGGCAAGCGATCGCGCCGCCGGAATATGTCGAGCGCTATATCTGGGTCGTAACCCGGCATGAAATTGACTATCGCGGCAATGTCAGCGCAGGTGATACAGTGACCGGCCGCACCTGGATATCCGAACCGCCGAAAGGTGCGCGTTTCTGGCGCAATGTCAGTTTCGCCGGAGCAGATGGCAAGTTGAAGGTTTCAGCTAAAACCAACTGGGCCATTATTGATCAGACCAGCGGTAGACCAGTGCGCGTTCCTCAGGCCCTTGCGGACCTGTTCCTGCCTTCAGAATAGCCTCTAGGGCGCTGGTATCGGCGTCACCGGGGCCAGTGGTGATGGTTGATCGACCCTCTCCCCTTCCGCCGTGCGCAATTGCTGCGGCTCCAATATCGCTGCTGTTTCAATGACATCCAATGCCCGGCGTGCTTCATTATAGCGCCGTGCTTTTTCCATCCATTGGTTTGTCACATCATCGCCATTATCACTGCCCGGCAACTTTTCAATCTCAGCAATTGCTGCATCGACATTGCCATTTTCGACGTAGCGTTTAGCGCGGATCAGCCGTTGCTGCGGCACGGGGGACGGGGTTCCGTCCCGGCGGACCACGAATAGTTCCGACATTTCGCGCTTGATATCAGCCCAAAACCCTGCGCCTGTCGATCCGCTGGTTAAAGACGGACCGATATCATCCAATCCCGCCGACAATTCTTCCAGCGTCACCGGTTCCCGAGAGGCGTTCACAATGGTCGTTACCGCCTTTGGCTGTGCATCGCCAAAACGCAGCCGCAACTGCGATTCTATATAGCCGAGCGGTGACCCGCGATCGAGTGCCCGACGCGCGGCAAAAGCGATTAGCAAGCCTTCTGCTCGGGCGGCATTGCCGGATGCCGCTTGGGCTTGGACATTGATCCGCGACAACCGGTCCTCCAGATCAGCAACCCGCACTGCCAGTGCACGCTCTTTATCCGGTGTGAGCGCAGGAATTTCTGTCGGCACAGGCTCTACTGGCGGCGGCGGAAGCACCGTTCCATCCGCATCGATGCGCTGCGCCAAAGCTGCTGCTGGGTCAGCTGCGACAGATGATTGTCCCGGCGCAGCATTTGCTGCCACTGCCGTTTCTTCGGTGCTCTCAAATGGGTTATAGCGCGAAAATATCCAGCCGGTAAGAATGGCACCGCCAACAAAGGCAACGACCATCAGGACCAGAACATTGCGGGTTAAATTGCTTTTTCCGCCCGAAGACGCGATTTTTTCATAGTCCCGGCTCATTCAAATTCCCTACATCCTGCTGGCGGGCTCTGCGCCCGTCCCCTGAAGTCGATAAATATTTCTATGGGAGACATAGTCGCCCCGCCAGAGACAGTAAAGCATCGTCGGTTGGCTGCTCTGCTGCTTGCACGCTTTTCCACCTGCTTCCCGCCGCTTCTGCGATAGCGGGCGACAGCGCTACGATATCGTTATTCGACCGTTCGAGCTGCAGGCGATCCATCTCATCATTCAGAATTTTCGCGGCTCTCACAGAATAAAGCAAAACTACATGTCCTTGCTGCAAAGCGGTTTGCGCGCTCTCGCCCAGCGGCAAGGCAGCGGCCTGATAAACGCGGCGCAGAGTCAGCTTTTGTGGGGAAGCCGCTGTCTTGACGTGATCCTTACCGGTCAAACGCAAGATGCGCGGATAGCGATCAGGGCCAAGCGATTGCAATAAATCTTCCGCGCCGCCATTGCCAATATCGGTTACGGTAAAGCCCGCCTGCCGCGCGGCCATGGCAGTGGCGTCGCCAACGGCTAGTACCGGTAATTGTACATATTGGGATAACATGTCGCCGCCATATTTGACGGCATTCGCGCTGGTTAGCATCAACGCATCAAATTGTCCCGCAGGCGGAGCCGTCCACTCCATCGGTTCAATGATGAACAGAGGATCGGCTATGACCGACAATCCCAGTTTTTCGGCCCGATTCTCCGTTTCACGAGCACTATCAATCGGCCGCAAAATAACCAGCGATCGCTTCATCGTCCAAATATGGCTTTCAATTCCGCGCTGGCCTGGCCCAGTAATTTGCGAGCCAATCGTTTTGGCCCTGCCACATCGCCCATATCGAAATCAAAAGCGTCGCTGACGCATTCGCTGCCATCTGGCAGCAATATCTCTGCGCGCAAATGGATTCTCAGTCCTTCAATCGTTGCACTGGCGGCCACTGGACTATGGCAATCGGCGGTCAGTTCTTGCAGAAACAAACGCTCCGCCGTTACCGCACGAGACGTATTGGGGCAGGATATCTCTCTCACCACGCGGCGCAGATGATTGGAATCCGCCAATGTTTCAATACCTATCGCGCCTTGTGACGGCGCCGGCAGCATTATATCTGTGGAAATCTCGGCACCGATATCTGTCATGTCCAACCGGTCAAGACCGGCCGCAGCCAAAAGAGTGGCGGCAAATTCGCCATCTTCAATTTTCTTCAGCCGTGTTTGAACGTTACCGCGGATCAGTCGGATATCGAGATCATTGCGCCGACGCAGCAATTGCGCCTTACGCCGCGGTGACGCCGTGCCGACTATTGCCTCTTGCGGTAAATCATCAATCGAATCAGCGCCGATCAGCCGGTCATGGATATCCGCGCGCTTCATGATCGCGGTAATGGTGAAAATATCCGGTCGCTCGGTTTCAACATCTTTCATGCTGTGGACGGCGCAATCAATATCTCCGTCGCGAAGAGCCCGGTCTAATTCTTTCGTCCACAAGGCTTTGCCGCCGACATCCGCTAAAGCGCGGTCCTGTATTTTGTCGCCCGTTGCAACCATTGGAACCAATTCGACTTGATCGGGCCGCCAGCCATGAGCCGATAATATTGCTGAGGCCGCCATCTCTGCTTGCACCATGGCGAGTGGCGATTCGCGTGTGCCGATTCGCAAAGGCCGGTCGATGCCCGCCAATATTTCCTTTTTGGGGTCGCTATTGCCTGTCATGACCCTTGTCCTAATCGCACCATGGCTTAAGTTAAAGGAATATGAGTATAATTTTGGGAATAGAATCAAGTTGCGACGAAACAGCAGCGGCACTGGTCACGTCTGACCGGGAGATTTTAGCGCATAAATTGGCTGGACAGGAAGCGGCACACGCGCCGTTTGGCGGCGTCGTTCCTGAAATTGCCGCGCGTGCGCACGCCGAGATCATAACACCGTTGATTGAAGCGGCTCTTTCAGAAGCTGATCTGACTCTGGACGATGTGGACGCGGTAGCGGCAACGGCTGGACCTGGGCTTATCGGCGGCGTGATGGTCGGGCTGGTGACCGGAAAAGCGCTGGCCATGGCAGCGGAAAAACCTCTGGTCGCGGTCAACCATCTCGAAGGGCATGCGCTGTCCCCGCGCCTTGCCAATCCGGAACTGGACTTTCCCTATTTGCTGTTGCTGGCTTCTGGCGGACATTGCCAGATCTTGCTGGTTGAAGGTGTCGGGCAATATCGCCGCCTTGCCACAACCATTGACGATGCAGCCGGTGAAGCCTTTGATAAGACAGCAAAAATATTGGGCCTCGGCTATCCTGGCGGGCCTAAAGTCGAAGCACTGGCCAAAAGCGGTGACGCCGCTGCCGTGCCCCTGCCCCGTCCCCTCAAAGGATCGAAGGAGCCGCATTTTTCCTTTGCAGGCCTAAAAAGCGCGGTGGTGCGCGCCCATCAAAGCGGCGACCATAGGCCCGAAGATATTGCTGCATCCTTTCAACAAGCGACTGTCGATTGCCTGAAAGACCGCTTGGAAAAAGCGCTGCGCGATCACGGAGCGGTGCCCCATCTGGTGGTCGCTGGCGGTGTTGCGGCCAATGGCCCCATTCGCGCTATGCTGGAGCAGTTGGCGAGCGATCACGGCATGCAATTTACCGCGCCGCCCCTATGGCTGTGTACCGACAATGCCGCGATGATCGCTTGGGCTGGTGCAGAGCGTTTTGCCGCTGACTTGACCGATCCCCTTGATTTCGTCGCGCGCCCGCGGTGGCCGCTCGACCCAACTGCTGAAAAAGCCCGCGGGGCCGGAGTGAAAGCATGAGCGATAAGACAGCAAAAATTGGCGTGGTCGGTGCCGGTGCGTGGGGCACGGCTTTGGCGCAGACATTATCCGAGGGTCAGGACGAATTACTGCTCTGGGCCCGAGAGACCGAGGTGGTGGCACAGATTAACGCTGAACATGAGAACCAAGCCTTCTTACCCGGCTATCCAATGAGGTCCAATATACGGGCAACGCAGGATTTAGGTGAGCTGGCAAATTGCGAAGCCTTGCTGATCGTGACGCCAGCTCAGCATTTGCGAGCCAGTTTGAAAGCCTTGCCCGACACGGGTGCCACATTGATTCTGTGCAGCAAGGGCATTGAAGAAGCGACACAGCAATTGATGAGTGATGTCGTTCAGGAGGTTCGTCCCGATAATGATTTGGCGGTTCTTTCCGGTCCGACATTTG
Encoded proteins:
- the tsaD gene encoding tRNA (adenosine(37)-N6)-threonylcarbamoyltransferase complex transferase subunit TsaD, giving the protein MSIILGIESSCDETAAALVTSDREILAHKLAGQEAAHAPFGGVVPEIAARAHAEIITPLIEAALSEADLTLDDVDAVAATAGPGLIGGVMVGLVTGKALAMAAEKPLVAVNHLEGHALSPRLANPELDFPYLLLLASGGHCQILLVEGVGQYRRLATTIDDAAGEAFDKTAKILGLGYPGGPKVEALAKSGDAAAVPLPRPLKGSKEPHFSFAGLKSAVVRAHQSGDHRPEDIAASFQQATVDCLKDRLEKALRDHGAVPHLVVAGGVAANGPIRAMLEQLASDHGMQFTAPPLWLCTDNAAMIAWAGAERFAADLTDPLDFVARPRWPLDPTAEKARGAGVKA
- a CDS encoding mitofilin family membrane protein, producing the protein MSRDYEKIASSGGKSNLTRNVLVLMVVAFVGGAILTGWIFSRYNPFESTEETAVAANAAPGQSSVAADPAAALAQRIDADGTVLPPPPVEPVPTEIPALTPDKERALAVRVADLEDRLSRINVQAQAASGNAARAEGLLIAFAARRALDRGSPLGYIESQLRLRFGDAQPKAVTTIVNASREPVTLEELSAGLDDIGPSLTSGSTGAGFWADIKREMSELFVVRRDGTPSPVPQQRLIRAKRYVENGNVDAAIAEIEKLPGSDNGDDVTNQWMEKARRYNEARRALDVIETAAILEPQQLRTAEGERVDQPSPLAPVTPIPAP
- a CDS encoding acyl-CoA thioesterase, with the translated sequence MSEYFLEIVAQPEDIDELGHVNNAVWVRWIQDMATAHWQAIAPPEYVERYIWVVTRHEIDYRGNVSAGDTVTGRTWISEPPKGARFWRNVSFAGADGKLKVSAKTNWAIIDQTSGRPVRVPQALADLFLPSE
- a CDS encoding uroporphyrinogen-III synthase codes for the protein MKRSLVILRPIDSARETENRAEKLGLSVIADPLFIIEPMEWTAPPAGQFDALMLTSANAVKYGGDMLSQYVQLPVLAVGDATAMAARQAGFTVTDIGNGGAEDLLQSLGPDRYPRILRLTGKDHVKTAASPQKLTLRRVYQAAALPLGESAQTALQQGHVVLLYSVRAAKILNDEMDRLQLERSNNDIVALSPAIAEAAGSRWKSVQAAEQPTDDALLSLAGRLCLP
- the hemC gene encoding hydroxymethylbilane synthase, producing the protein MTGNSDPKKEILAGIDRPLRIGTRESPLAMVQAEMAASAILSAHGWRPDQVELVPMVATGDKIQDRALADVGGKALWTKELDRALRDGDIDCAVHSMKDVETERPDIFTITAIMKRADIHDRLIGADSIDDLPQEAIVGTASPRRKAQLLRRRNDLDIRLIRGNVQTRLKKIEDGEFAATLLAAAGLDRLDMTDIGAEISTDIMLPAPSQGAIGIETLADSNHLRRVVREISCPNTSRAVTAERLFLQELTADCHSPVAASATIEGLRIHLRAEILLPDGSECVSDAFDFDMGDVAGPKRLARKLLGQASAELKAIFGR